Part of the Pseudomonadota bacterium genome is shown below.
GGGTACATTTATTTTATAAGGAGAGATGTCCGAGCGGCTGAAGGAGCACGACTGGAAATCGTGTGTGTTGTTAATAGCGGCACCGAGGGTTCAAATCCCTCTCTCTCCGCCAGATAAAATCATAGTAAAAAAACCATTCCCATTCATATTTTTAACTAAGCTGTTATTCATAATTTTATTGGTTAGGTGCGTTTTTTAGTTTCAGGAAATTTTATTTATGTCCTATCTTGTATTTGCCCGCAAGTATCGCCCTCAAAATTTTGATACTGTTGTTGGCCAGAAGCATGTTACCGAGACTTTATCCAAAGCCATATCGGCTGGTCGTGTTGCGCATGCTGTGTTGTTATCAGGCCCACGCGGTACCGGCAAAACAACTGTTGCCCGAATACTTGCAAAAGCAATGAATTGTTTGGAAGGCACGACACCTTCTCCATGTAATGAATGCAGATCATGCAAAGAAATTACTTTGGGCAATGCTGTGGATGTTCTTGAAATAGATGGGGCTTCTAATAACGGAGTGGAAAATGTCCGTGATTTAAGAGATAATATAAAATATAAACCTGCATACAGCAGATATAAGATTTATATAATAGACGAAGTGCATATGCTAACCACAGCAGCGTTTAATGCTTTGTTAAAAACTCTTGAAGAGCCACCGCCTCATGTGATGTTCATATTCGCAACAACTGAACCGCACAAACTTCCTGTAACAATTTTGTCAAGATGTCAGCGCCATGATTTCAAAAGAATAGGTCTTGATGACATTACAGAGCAGATGGTTTATATATGCAAAAAAGAAAATATTGATGTTTCACAAGAAAGCCTGGCCGCAATTGCCCGTGCTGCCGGGGGTTGCATGAGAGATGCCTTAAGTCTTCTCGATCTTGTCTTGAGCTGTTCCGAAGGCAGCATAGCCGGTGAAAATATTTCCGATATTCTTGGTCTTGTTGACAGAAGAACGATTTTTAAAATTACAGATGCTGTATTGAACTCGGATATTGTAGCGCTGCTTGATATTCTTGATGATCTTTATCATAACGGGCATAATTTCAAAGAGCTT
Proteins encoded:
- the dnaX gene encoding DNA polymerase III subunit gamma/tau; protein product: MSYLVFARKYRPQNFDTVVGQKHVTETLSKAISAGRVAHAVLLSGPRGTGKTTVARILAKAMNCLEGTTPSPCNECRSCKEITLGNAVDVLEIDGASNNGVENVRDLRDNIKYKPAYSRYKIYIIDEVHMLTTAAFNALLKTLEEPPPHVMFIFATTEPHKLPVTILSRCQRHDFKRIGLDDITEQMVYICKKENIDVSQESLAAIARAAGGCMRDALSLLDLVLSCSEGSIAGENISDILGLVDRRTIFKITDAVLNSDIVALLDILDDLYHNGHNFKELYSEITEHLRNLIVVKMGKKIDKLIKLPSHEVNLMIEQAKNVPVTFLSQIFDILYNEESAMRYSTNPKLTLEIIFLKLLQIKPALPIELLIEKIDGLLKNIPDSNKNDTFESEITYKNIEKETLNEKICEKAADSYNESGDETGLKNIQTNSESKENDFVKIWNNLYKVISEKNLSLAANMLKCSIKNIADNSITIEVEGNGFNFSRITSGKNLDNLKKICNDYFGKNIEIVFEKKISADVNVYKKNKSAQLKDDALNNPIVGEALNIFNGSLHDVKIL